Within Bactrocera oleae isolate idBacOlea1 chromosome 6, idBacOlea1, whole genome shotgun sequence, the genomic segment ttcggtagcattgaagctataatactcttcacattttcatttcttatatcaattatatgtacaatataactaAATTGTTTGCATTCAACGGAAAAGATTTTAGccactttatatatatttatataattttagggTTTCCGATGTTTCtctctgggtgttaaaaacccAGGGCATAAATACAGGGTGGTGAGAATCATAGTGTAGGCTCTCTAATAATACCAAGTGCCAAGTTAGGGGTATCTTTTAAAGAGTCACCTTAATCAACTCTGATTCTTGAGTACTCTGATGTTGAAGTATGTGATCCGATTCTAAAACTCCGTTATGTtaactaatatattatatatagtttaaaaaaatttagagctATAGCACTACTAGAAACTTTTCAAACAACCAGTATGTAATCAAATATCTAATGCTCTAATATCTTAATTGTACCTACAAGTTCTAAATATTAATTGCTTAAGATGCAAATTAATGAAGAATAACATGCAAGTCATACGGTGATGCTTGAAACGTGacacaaataaaatatcttGAGAAACATTACTTTTCGCTTATTATCACCCCATATAAACATCTATCATGATAGCGACTCtttaattgcaattttattgtaatcttCATTCAACGAGTTATTCTCTTTCTTTTCCATACCCATATGTGCTCTCAAACGGCTCTCATTATATTCTCAGCGCCCTTTGCTTATTTAATTGATTCAATCGAAGGTCCGCGTCGTCTATTTACATATTTGGCCGGCCCTGCAACTTGTTTGTGGATGCTatgttgattttgttgttggctTTGGGGATGATGGCGCGTTCGGCGAGTATGTCACTGAAACTGACCGCACACGTGTTAgtttataattgttgttgtcttCACACTTTCTTGTTTTAACCGGTTCACGCCGGTAGATCCGCTGACATCCGGACGTTAACCAGTTAAATTTGCTTAAATCTCGATGAGCAGTTATTGATTATTATTTCTGCGCAGAAGCCAGTCGCGGTCTTTTAACAAGCTGCAACACTTACAATTACTACTTGGGAAATGCTTTGCTTGCTGGGCTGGCTTTACACTGTTACACTGCAAGCTTGTATCTAGCCAATAATGAGAATATATTAAGATGTGTGCTCACTCATTTAGATTTATTGCTAATTGAGTGGGCGTAGAacgtaataatattatttattatgctaATATGTttaagtaatattattttgaagagCGTAAATATGTTCGTAAACgactttgtaatttattttcactAAGCGCAGATAGGAGTTGAGATCTGAAACTAATCTTAAAAtaattaggtttagacttaatgaTTTTGAATGAAATAAGAGAGTAAAGAGTTCGCCGACATTTGTCAAACAAAGGAATACATCTTTTTACTTTTTGGTTAGTATTTAGatcttttttgaaatttgctctCCTCGAGATACCGTGGAATTTGTTACAGTACTTTCGCGAACAGAAAAGGTTCACAATTGAGCCGGTTATGACGTAgcgttaggttaggttaggtaggGTTGGTTCTAATCGATGGATCTGACTAGGACAGATGTTAGTAAATTGTGTTACCCTTAAACTCGTAAAAGTGGATCACCATATCCTCATAGATTTATGAATTGTACATGTCTATTGTACAGTGTCCAGTGAGGACACTTAAAATTGCGGCGAGATTGACTTTTCTATGGTCAAGTAGTTCGGAAGACCTCTTACGGTTTACTTTGGGACATACGGATTTCGCAGTAGCAGAATTTCTGGTTGTTGTTAAGCGCTTGCTGAGCTTACTGGAGGTCCATATGTCCAGCGCTTCAAGTCTCTTGGTATATATTTCAGAAGTTTACCAAATTTACCAGTTTTccattaattaagtttttaaaagtttGCAAAATACATGGTTTAGTTATTTGTACCTAACCAAATTCTTTCGATGTTAATCTGGAATTACAAGGCAGCACAAAACTAACAGTAAGTTgctcattaaatttttacagaAGCTTCCCTAAAAACTTACGCATGTTAAAATCTTCATATcattatatttaagaaattttaataaataccaaaaattttcgggatcccgaaaacaAATTTCATGAATCCCGAAAATGTGTAATGTAATACGAAATCGAATGAATTACTTTTAGAACATATACACTTTCTTCATTGTCAATGGCAATTTTCCTATTGAACTTGACTCTTTTAGAGCCAAATACAAACAGCTCTTAATTAAGAAATAACAAAGCGTAGTGTAAGTTTCCGCCATGCCACAGACTTGTGTGTCTTaataaatactcgtacataaatGGCATAGTGTCAACAGTACTACACAATTGTgtcacaaataaattattacttatttacGCTCATATATGAAAACAAACGCTTGTAGCCCACATTTCCAGCAaaccaattatattttattgattttatacaaaaatgttaattgcaGATTATTAACTAATTGTAAACTCATCATAAATTTGCAACGGAGATGTAAATAATTCGCCCCCaccaataaaagaaattaattgaaagcgtaaagtttctaaaaaaaaaaaaaacgaaatacaTACTGGCATacgaatatatgcatatacatcaCGAGTATTATAAATTAATCTTCAGACTACGCACGAACAAGTTcctgatatttaaaaaatacacaaaaataccaaaagtttttaaaatgtcCTCACCAATGGCCACTTTGTTGAAACTCTTGTTCCTTTGCGCCTTAGCGCATAGCAGCAATACGTTGGCAGTACCGGATAATAATGCTCAAAGATATCAACAACCGCCTGCGATCAGCCCCACAGCCGCTGAGAAAATGGTGCAGTCCTATCCACCATATTTACTCGTACGCGGCGATTCCACATTTGCCCCGTCAGACGACGCACTCTCCACTTTGGATGCAACAGACTCGGCGGAAAGACAGAACTTCGATGCGGCCGCGCAAATGTTAATGGCAATGTATAACGAGCAAATAGAAGGGATAGAGAGCACTGAGGAAATTGAGCAATGCAACAATCCTTCACATAAAGCTGCTTTTTCCGGTTACGATTATGCGATACTGCTCTCTATGTTGATTATATCGCTCGGTATTGGCGTTTTTTATGGCTTCTTCCACAAATCGGGCAGCTCATCAGAGGATTTTTTGCTCGGCTCGGGTATGTCTATATTTCCGGTTACACTAAGTTTGACCACGAGTTTCATCACGGCCATCGAATTGTTGGGAAACCCATCGGAGATGTATTTACAGGGCACGCAATTTGTTTTGATTGGTGAGcatgaatgaaaaaaatgtcggtacaataaaattaactgtacattttttctctttatagTTATTCCAATGATTATGGTCATACCGGTTGCTGTTAAAATATTCTATCCTATCTATTTCAAAATGGAACTGACGAGCTGTTATGAATATCTTGGTATACGTTTCGGAAAGGAGATACGCATTTTGGGAGCCGTTTTGTACGTTATACAGGTAAGGAACCAAAGTTTTGCTTGATTTCATTAACGTCTTGAATTATTTGCAtggagaaaaagaaaaatagtaGGATACATCCGTTAAAAAATGGGCACTGTATTTAGTAGTAAcctcaaaattgtttttaagtattttctGTATGTTCCAAACTCTCTCTCTCTAAAAGATAACATGCTTTTAGAGAAAGTTTAAGACTACCCAGTTAACGTAAAAATGTTCCCCAAAACACTGAAAAACATATGAGCCGACTGTTATTTTTTATGTCAAGAACCGAGATAGTGGCAACAGATTTACTTATGTGTACCCTCTAGATGTGATTAAGGAAGATAAAGATACTATTACAGACCTTTCCACCATCGTCTAGATGTCACCAGTATATTAGATTAGATTATTGAAGGAGAAAATTCTTGTTTAAATTTTGGAATCTTAAAACACCAATAGTAGTAGCCACTAATAAATAGGGATAGAATAGGATCTTATTGATCATTTTGGAAACATCCCTTTTCCGAAGGTCGGCTTTTCAGCATAATGTATAAGTCTGAACCGTTTTTATATATCAGAAACAATAGCAATATTAATAAACTTGGAAGCGTTCCTTTCTCTGGTAATCGGTTATATATTAGTCTGAACAATTCCTATAAGCTCTTTTGGTGTCGTACTCATATAGCATGTCCTTGTATCTTTCACAGATGTGTTTCTACACAGCCGTGGCAGTACTCGCACCAGCGATCGCGCTCTCTAAAGCCACAGGCTTAAACACAAAAGTTGCtgtgattttaatttatttagtctGTGTCTTCTACTCCTCTCAGGGTGGGATGAAGGCGGTGGTAATTGCCGATACTTTTCAGGTATGATCATAACACATCATCTGTTAATATGCAGATACTAAAACTGAACTACGTTATAAATCAAATTGTAGGCTGCTGTTTTGGCTGTTTCTTTGGTGCTAGTCATTGCTTTGGGCAGTTATTATAGCGGTAATGCTATTGAGATCTTTAACACGGCAGCTGATCGTCATCGCCTCGAGTTTTTCAAGTAAGTTGCATGCGATCAACCAACTACAAGTATAAAAGTTAATTgttctatttaatatttatagctTTGATTTCGATCCCACAACGCGTCACACAGTTTGGTCCGTGGTGATTGGTGGTTTCTTTTATTGGACCTCCTTATTCTGCACTAATCAGGCATCGGTGCAGAAGTGTATGTCATTGAAATCGCTAAAGTTGGCAAAAGTGGCCTTGGGCTTTGCTATACTCGGCCTCGTTATAGTATTTCTCATGAACTTCTACACCGGTCTGATGATCTTCAATCATTACGCTGATTGTGATCCACTAAACGCCGGCCGTATCACCGCCTCCGATCAACTATTGCCCTTCTACATCATTAGCACCTACGAAGAGATCTACACTATTGCTGGCATTTTTGTAGCGGGTATCTTTGCGGCCAGCTTGGGCACTGTGGCGTCCGCGTTGAATTCGCTCTCTGCGGTGACGTGTGAGGATCTGCTCGTGAATGGCATGAATATCAAAATCACAGCAGACAAGGGTGCACTCTACGCCAAATGGATGTCTTTGGGTTATGGCATAATATCATTCGGTTTGGTTTTCATCGTAGAGAAGTTGGGTGGTGTGCTGCAGGCGACTCTAACGTTGAATGGCCTCATCGGTGGCGTCACTTTGGGTCTCTTCGTGCTTGGCATTGCTTTTAAGCGCGCCAATACACGGGGTGCTTTCTATGGCGGATTGCTCTCATTAGCCATTGTCATTTTCATTGGTGTGATGGCGCAAATTGTCAATGTGGATCCGGTTGAACTACCCTTGTCGGTCGCGCAGTGCGATTGCAAAGTAAATACCACGTCGGTGTTTTTGCCGACAACGGTGGAGGCAATGCCGCTAACGGGATTTAggtaattgtttttgtaatgcaatattattatttgtgttttatacaatttttttttccaaataatagCTCCTGGCCAATCTTTAAGCTCAGTTACATGTGGTACTCGATGATAGGCACTTTGCTCACCATATTTCTGGGCTTGCTCATCTCGCtcattgttgctgctgtgcAACGGCATAATGTGCTTAAGATAAGCTCTACGCGCGAGGAACAAGTTTGTAGTAAACCAGAGACCCCACCACAATTCAGCACTGAGATCAAAGTGATCGCCAAGTCGGAACCCACAGCCGCCGAGAAGCCAGAAGGCCATGTAAATCTGGCCATACGTTTGGACGATGAATAAATGGATTACACAAAAGACCTGATTTTTCGAGAAGTACAACCTTGAGGCTTATGAAAGTTGATAACATTACATTTTGACAAAAGATTTGTGTACCAAACGTTAAAATAACGTTGCGTTAtgtacaaattattttcaacagaCTTACCACATTGCAACTAAGTACTTGTTATTAATTAATCATAATCTATATatctttcaatttttaaatgattacaatgcaaaatgtaacaattaaatACAACCAGTCATTAATTTAGTATAATGAAAgtatatccatatatgtatataagtttgtaGAGAAGTAGTATTTAGAAAATAGTATAAGTCTAAAGACGAAACGAATTGAGACAAAAGTGATAAATGTAATTAAACGTTGCACAAAACAAATAATTGGTTAAagtacaaaataattattaatttttatggtattttttaaataattcaatacacattgtaattgttttctatttatagtcacaaataataaaaaagctaatattatttcacaaataactgtaaatatgaATGCAACCGTGTGATGCGACATCATTGATCCTGTTAACTATTTGTTTACGCTCTGCTTGAATATCTACAATTATTTGAAATGACATTAATTACAATCTCTGATAAGAAATTCTGTGTGcgaattgcttttttttataaaacctatatattcatatagacatacatatatgtatatatagcgacatataaatgtaaaaatgtacaaaataatAGCTGTAatgaaaaaatgaataaattattatataatatagtaaatatttgtttaacttGTCACAATCATTCATTGAGCTTTTGTTGTGGAACATGCGAATAGTATTTTTAGTTAGTTCCCGTGCGTGATGCTTTAAGCTAATTACAAATATTACAACTTtactaactaaaaaaataaaatataaataatgtgcCTAATATACATTAATTTGGAAGTATAACTATATACTATTACtatatgcacgtatgtataAATTGAATACAAGTAAGAAAGAGGTACAAGTTCGGTAATGACAAGTTGCACCGAACTTGTAAACTTTCGTTTCGAAAATACCAATTTACTCTCAAGAGTATTTTAACATATTACATCTATAACTATATACGTATTAGTACCATTACATATGGTACATCTTTTCGATTACAACATGTAGATCCAGGCGTTTTCTATTGTTTTCAATCAAATATGTTTTCTTGCATTCCTTGAAAGTATGGCTATTCGTTGCTGCTGATATCATTTAACACTACAGAAAGTATTTTAAATTGGAATATTGGCATCCGTGGAAGATATCTCATCTCAACTGGCTGAAGGCTGGACAATCGCAAAGGTAATGTTCTAGCGTCTCATAGCGCACATGCTCTGTATTCTATCGATTCCTATTTAACAAGTTTTATAAGGTGTGAGCTTCGGGGTAAATAACGTGGGATGGCCCTTACAATGGTAGGTATAACATATCTAGGGATTATATGATCACCGAAGACCATGAATACAAAAAGGGCTTTAAgggtaaaaataaaaagatgcaaaaaattattttatatgaccTTAAATGTAGGTCAATAGACATAGCTGATACGCTAAAGATATCGAGGGAATAtcgttcataaatatttatctgtGCGAAGTGGCTACGCGAGCTCATAAACCGGATAAGGCACCGTGCCACAaatgaacataaaatatatatggtatataaatatgaataagtTTCTTTCCAGCGATTTTTTCGGCGAAATCGAAGTCATCCAACTTTCGAAAAGTTGGCAATATATAAAGTGCCCAATATATGTATTGAGATGTGTTTATTTGTGAGGTTGCTCCATCTTGCAATATCCAGAGCGTTCACAAATATCATTAGTACGAGTGTATGGTGTCATGTTGTTTTAAGTACTTAGATCTATACAATGTTTCATTCTAGTGTTATgtacaaaaaatacaatttcaaaCGCTCCGACTATATTTCTTCCACGAactcttataaaattttaaaaaggaaTCAATGTTTAGTACAATCTGTAGATTAGATTCATAACCAAATCCATTTTATTCTTAAACAGTTTTGAGTAACTTGCTGGAGTGATTTTGTTTAGGAGACTTCAATTTGCGTAGTTTCTATCAGAGCCAGACTGTTCATTGAACAAAGCAttaacataagttaatattgTCACTATGATCTCATTCCATGACAAGCTAGCTGACTTAGTAGTAAGAAGCGTTAATTTGCAACTACTCGgaaatttttataagtaaatgAAATAAGAAGAATACGTTAAGTTGGTTCTAATTTCTAATAAGTTCTTTCAAATCATTTTTAGATGTTTCGAAACATTATTGGTCTCATCGCCGAGGAATACATCACTCGGAAAtctatgaataaaatatttaagaacttTATATTAGCGTGGAGGAAATTCGAGTTTGTATCACATCATTATGTATTCGTATGCTAATAAATAATACGGattcaattttcaaaaacaaaaatgaggAAAAATAAGTTATCACGGAATGGTAGATGAAATTTTCCccatataaacaaaaatgaGATCTCGAGTAAAGTTATATTACCATAGTATACGTCACCACACGTCGGATTCTTAATACCTAGTTTCAAATATATTCTATAGAAAATGTAATTTCATAGCAAATTCAAAACTAAGTGAGAGCGAACTATAATAGAAATGCGTTGTAGAATAGATTCTATACTACGACATTGTATTACTGGGA encodes:
- the LOC106625636 gene encoding sodium-coupled monocarboxylate transporter 1, coding for MHIHHEYYKLIFRLRTNKFLIFKKYTKIPKVFKMSSPMATLLKLLFLCALAHSSNTLAVPDNNAQRYQQPPAISPTAAEKMVQSYPPYLLVRGDSTFAPSDDALSTLDATDSAERQNFDAAAQMLMAMYNEQIEGIESTEEIEQCNNPSHKAAFSGYDYAILLSMLIISLGIGVFYGFFHKSGSSSEDFLLGSGMSIFPVTLSLTTSFITAIELLGNPSEMYLQGTQFVLIVIPMIMVIPVAVKIFYPIYFKMELTSCYEYLGIRFGKEIRILGAVLYVIQMCFYTAVAVLAPAIALSKATGLNTKVAVILIYLVCVFYSSQGGMKAVVIADTFQAAVLAVSLVLVIALGSYYSGNAIEIFNTAADRHRLEFFNFDFDPTTRHTVWSVVIGGFFYWTSLFCTNQASVQKCMSLKSLKLAKVALGFAILGLVIVFLMNFYTGLMIFNHYADCDPLNAGRITASDQLLPFYIISTYEEIYTIAGIFVAGIFAASLGTVASALNSLSAVTCEDLLVNGMNIKITADKGALYAKWMSLGYGIISFGLVFIVEKLGGVLQATLTLNGLIGGVTLGLFVLGIAFKRANTRGAFYGGLLSLAIVIFIGVMAQIVNVDPVELPLSVAQCDCKVNTTSVFLPTTVEAMPLTGFSSWPIFKLSYMWYSMIGTLLTIFLGLLISLIVAAVQRHNVLKISSTREEQVCSKPETPPQFSTEIKVIAKSEPTAAEKPEGHVNLAIRLDDE